A stretch of DNA from Gottschalkia acidurici 9a:
TTATGACCACTATCATAATGCGGATAGAATGGTAGATATAGAGGAATATTGCTATAATCGATTTGGACAAGATGGAATTTCAATAAGAGCAGGATTACATGGTTTTGCAGAAGCTATGGGAAGTAAACTATACTTTCCTCAATATGGTCTTACTTTAGTAGAAGAGCCATTTCTTGCATCAAATGAAAATCACGACAAACTTAGTCCAGCAGATCCTCATAAAGATGGCAGATTACCTATATTTTTAGAAGCTTTAGAAAAACTCCAAGAGAGATGTGGTGAAATGGTTGGTGTAAGTGCATCAATACCAGGACCATTTACTACACTTAGTTCTTTAAGAGGGTCAGAAAATCTAATGAAAGATCTATATAGTAGGCCTGATATGGTTAACAAATGGTTGGACATTATAATGGAAACATTTAATTTATATATAGATGAAGCCTCAAAACTCAATGTAGGGTTTTTATTCGCAGAACCTATGGGATCATGCTCATTAATAAGTCCTAAAATGTTCAAAAAGTTTGTACAACCATATTTATCTAAGTGCTCAGATAGAATATTCAATAAAACAGGAAAAAGACCATCATTACACATATGTGGTCAGACAGAAAAAATACTAAAAGATTTAGCTGAAATTAAAGTAAGTTCTTTAAGTCTGGATAACGTTGTAGATATGGAGAAAGCAAAAGAAGAAATAGGAAAAGAAGTATGCTTAGTTGGAAATGTGAAGCCTGTTGAAACTATAGCAGATGGAACAAAAGAAGATATTTTTAACGAAGTTGGATATTTATTAGCTAAACTTCATGATAGTCCTAAAGGCTATATAATAGCACCAGGGTGTCAACTTCCTATGACCATAGATATAGAAAAAATAGATATGTTTGTTGAAGCAGTTCATAAGTTTAATAAGTTTAATTCAAAAAACAAAAAATAGATATATAGAGTAAAAGAGAAATAAACAGACTTATTATAATATGTCAATAGAATTAGTCACTAATTATATGAAGACTAAGGAGTAAATTTAGAGTTTAATCTTCAAAAGGAAGGTGTTTTAATGAAGATCTTTAAGGAAGAAATGACTCCAAAAGAAAGAATGGAAGCTTATTTTAAAGGAGAAGAAGTAGATAGATTACCTTGTAATCTTATGTTTGAAGAAACAGCAGCAGTATATGCAGGTATAAGCACAAAAGAATATTACTTTGATGCGGATAAGATGTTGGAGGCTGAGAAATTTATAGTAAGAGAATTAGGAGCAGAAAGTGCAGGAATAAATGTAACTTTACGAGGGATGGGAGAAGCACTTGGAAGTAAGATGGGCTATAACGATAATGGAGCATCATTTTTAATAGAGCCTATATTAAAAGATTATAAGATGCTAGAAAACATGGATATAGTGAATCCATATAAACAAGGTAGATTACCTATAATATTAAGAGCACTAGGAAAAATAAAAAAAGAATTAGGAAAAGAAATAAATATAGGTAGTGGAGTATCTGGACCTATGAGTGCTGCTTTTGCCATTCGTGGAGTTGATAATCTTATGAAGGATATGATAAAAGATAAAGAAAACTTACACAAATTATTAGCATTCATGACAGAGTGTAATTTAAGTTTTGTAAGAGCCGTTTATTCGGAGTATGGACTAGTATGTGGAATAGGGGATCCTTTAGCTTCTGGTAATTTGATAAGTCCAAAACAATTTGAAGAATTTGTCGAACCATATCTTAGAAAAACTATAGACGGTATATATGATATAACTGGAAAGAAGCCATCACTCCATATATGCGGTAAGACGAAAAATATTTGGCGTAGATTAAGAAATTTCAATATATCAACTTTCAGTGTTGATAATTGTGAAGATATTGAAGAACTAAAAAAATCGATAGGTGATAAGGTTAGTATATTAGGAAATATAGATCCAGTTTCTATTATAAGGAGTGGAACTATAGATGATGTGGATAAGGCAGTTAAATTATGTATAGAGAAAGCAGCTGACAGTCCAAAAGGATATATAGTTGGATCAGGATGTGATATACCTAGTCATGCTCCGATTGAAAATATAAAGGCTGTTACAGAGGCAGTTAAAAAATATAGTAGCAAAATTAGAATTCGGCAAGGTATTTGACTATAATCTATGTTTTAAATTTTAAAACTTTTTATAATAAAGGGAGGATAAAAATGAAAAAAATATTAGGAATATTAGTATCAGCAACTTTAGCGTTAGGGTTGTTTGGTTGTCAAGGGAAGACGGAGGACAAAAATGATCAATTAAACAGCAAGGGGTCAGATACTAAGCAAGAGATAACAATAGGAACATCGGTTATATCTAAAGATGTTTTAGAGGTAGCTCAAAAAGTTTTTAATGAAAACAGTGATAAGTATAAAATGAATGTAAAAGTCTTTGATGATGCAATAACTCCAAATATTGCAGTAGATGAAGGGAGTATAGATGCAAACTTCTATCAATACAAAGATTATTTAGATAATTTTAATAAAGATAGAGGAACAAAGCTTAAACCATATGGTAAAGAAATATTTGCTTTTCAAATAGGACTATATTCTGAAAAAATTAAGGATATATCTGAAATTAAAGAAGGTATGACTGTTGCTATAGCAAACGATGCAACTAATAGAGCGCTAGCATTAAAACTGTTAAATAAAGCAGGAATAATAAAAATTAAAGACGGAGTTGAAGTACCGAACGTATTAGATATTGCTGAAAATAAATATAATCTAAAATTTATAGAAGTTGAAAGATTAACTTTAGCAAATGCATTAAGTGACACTGATATGGCTATAGCTATGGCTGATGTTATTCGTGAAGCTGGCAAAGACTCAGAAAAAGCACTAGCTTTTGATCAAGAAGAAGGTATTGTATTAGTATTAAAAGAAGAAAAAGATTGGGCAGGAGAAGTAGAGAAAGCTTTAACAAGTGATGAAGTTAAAAACTTTATTCTAAAAGAAACAAAGGGAACAAAAACACCTTTATTTTAGAATGGAATTAATATATGAACCGTTTAGATTGTATAATTAAGACACATCTATATACCTAAAATAAAAAACATCTGTGCATATTTAAAAATATATTTTGCACAGATGTTTTTTATTTTCTAAAAAATTAATAGACTATCCAGTAAGAAACTAAACTATAGCAAGCAATTATAAATATAAGAGTGAAAAACTTTGATAGAATCAATAATTTAGTAATAGAGGCTGTCTATAGTCAGAAAAAAGTATATAGATATTATCAATTAGAAATATATCGGAATGTCGATATATAATAGATATTGAAATAAAAACACGAAAAATGAGAAGGAAGAGCGATAAAGATATTAGTTATATAACACAAAGACGACTATGATAAAAAGCAAAATGAGAGGAAATCAGTATAATGGAAAATAAAATAAAACTGGAAGTAGATAACATAAGCCACTACTATGAGTCTAAAGATGGCAAGTTAGTTCATGCTTTAGACAATATAAATTTATCTGTAAAAGAAGGTGAATTTCTAGCTATTGTTGGCTCAAGTGGTTGTGGTAAAAGTACTTTATTAAATATAATGTCAGGAATGATAAAACCAACTGAAGGTAATGTAATGATAGACGGGGAGACGCTTAATTTCAATAAACATAAAATCGGATATATATCTCAATCAGATACACTTCTTCCTTGGAGAAAGATTTTGGACAATGTAGCTATTGGACTAGAAGTTGAAGGAGTTTCTAAAAAAGATAGATATGATATGGCAAAAAAACTTATGGAGACTAGTGGGCTTTCTGGATTTGAAGATAAATATCCATATGAACTATCTGGAGGTATGAGAAAAAGAGCTATTATTATTAGGGCACTTGCTACAGACCCAGAAATTATTTTCATGGACGAGCCTTTTGGACCATTAGATGTGTTTACTAAGGAGTTGTTACAAAGTGAAATACTGAAAATATGGAGCGAAAGAAAAAACACAATTATATATATAACTCATGACATAGCTGAGGCTATTACCCTAGCAGATAGAATAATATTGATGAGCTATAGACCTTCAAGTATAAAATCTCAATATAAAATAGACTTACCTAGACCAAGGGATATTCAAGATCTTAAACATAATAGTCAGTTTATAGAACTAGAAAAACATATATGGAGTGATATAAAAAATGAAGTTCTTAAGGCTAGAGAGGAGGAAATGATGAGTGTATGAAAACAAGTAACAAGATAATAGATAAGTTCTATAGTGTTATATTCATTATGGTCTTCATTATAATCTGGCAGATTGCAGCGAGTAAGGAGCTTATAAACACTTTTCACTTTAGCTCTCCCCTAGAGATAATTCAAGACTTAAAACTATTGTTTCAAACAGGTGAAATATGGCCTCATATAAATGCAACGTTTGGAGTATCACTTATAGGGCTAGTATATGGGACTGTTTCTGGAGTTGTTATAGCGTTTTTATTTGGCAACTTCAAAGTCCTACCCAAAATATTTGATCCTATTTTAGTTGGACTCTATGGATTACCAAAATTAGCATTAGGTCCTCTTTTTATAATATGGTTTGGAATAGGAATTCAAGCAAAGATATTTATGTCTACAATTATGGTATTCTTTCTAGTATTTTTTAATGCATATGCTGGCTTTAGGGATGTAGATGTAGACTTAATAAATACTCTTAAGATAATGGGAGCATCAAAACTTCAAATTATACTAAAGGTAACATTGCCATCATGTGTTCCTTGGATTGCAGCAAGTTTACGTGCAGGTGCAGGCTCAGCTGTGATGGGTACTATTGTAGGAGAATACCTAGGTTCAAATAAAGGACTTGGTTGGATGGTTCAATCAGCTGGTGGAGTCTATAATATCACAAGAGTATTATCCTGTATATTTATCTTATTATTTTTAATGTCATTAATAGATGGAATGTTAAAGCTTATGGAAAAAAGAATTCTTTCTTGGAGACAAGAGAATTGATACTGAAAGATAAAGGGGGATAAATAATGGAAATGACGACAGCTGAAAGAATGAAGGGCTTAACTATGAAGAAGAAGATAGACCGAGTACCTATGAATCCTTTTGCAAGTACATATACAGCTCTCATCTCAAACCACACTGCTAGAGAATATTACCTAAATCCAGAGATAGCATTGAAGTGCCATATGAACTCTATGATGCTTCATAAATATGATGCAGGTCCAGGATATGGTGTTCCTAACTGGCAAACATGGGATTTTGGTGGGGAATTGGAGTTTTCTTTAACCAATAGAGCTGCTTTACCAAAGGTAATAAGGTATCCAATTGAAAATATAAAAGATACCTTAAAAATAGAATTACCAGATATAAGAACAGCTCCAATTAGCTCAAGAATGATTAAATTTTCAGAATTGTCACTAGAAAAAGGATTTGGATATGGTGTTCCAGCAGGATCAGCACTTACAGGAGTTGAGGGATTAATAGGGGCACAACAACTTCTTAAACTAATGGTAAAAGACCCTAATCATATACACTACCTTATGAGGATAAGTACAGATTATATACTTTCTATAGCAAAATACATGATAGATAAATTTGGAGCAGAAAAAGCCTCGGCATTTACAGCATATCCACTAGAGGCTCATGAGTTAATACCATCTAAATACTTTGAGAAGTTTTCCTTACCATATACAAAAGAAATTGTAGAAACTTTATCTAACTGGGGAGTTAATAAAATAATAGTTCATCTGTGTGGAAATCATACTGATAATCTAGACTATTGGATAAATGACATAAATGTCCCTAAGAGAACAGTATTTGCTGTAGGTACTGAGATGAACATCGTAAAGACAGCAGAACGTTTAGGTGATGACTATATTATTGCTGGTAATGTTAGAAACTCAATACTAAATAATGGTACACCTGATGATGTATATAAGGAGAGTAAGAGCATTATAGAAAAATTAAAAGATTTTCCAGGAGGGTTTATCTTAATGCCTGACTGTGGTTTATCACCTTTAACACCATCATGTAATGTAGATGCAATGTTGAGAGCAGTAAAAGATTTTGGTAGATATGAATAATAGCTAACAAATAGTATTGATAATGATAAAGGAAAGTAGCGTATAAGAAAATTTTTAAGATTTTAAGAGGATATTAAAAAACTTAATATTAGAATAAACAAATTAGGAGGAACTAAATTATGAAAAAACTACTAGCATTAATTCTTTGTACTACACTATTATTTAGCATGACAGCTTGCAATAGTGAAAAACCAGGTAATAAAGATGAACAAAAAGATGCTAAATTAACAGAACTTAAAAAAATTACAATATCAGAACCAGTAAGAGGAATACTTTGGGCTCCTGTTCATTTAGCAAAAGAACTAGGATACTTTGAAGAGCAAGGATTAGATGTTGACATTGTTACAGTTCAAGGAGATGCACCAACAGCTCCTGTACTCTCTGGTGATGCACAATTTGGACTATTTGGTCCTGAGATGATTCTTGGATTTAATGAAAAAGGTCAAGGAACAAAACTGCTTATTACAGCAACTAAAAAGTTTCCATATACATTCCTTTCAAACTCTAAATATGACTCAATTGAATCGTTAAAAGGAACTGCAATTAATGGTGCAGATAGTGGAAGTTCACCAAGACAATTCGTTAGATCTGTACTAAAATCAGGTGGACTTAATCCTGATGCAGATGCAAACTATGTTAGAATTCCAAACTCTGGTATCATAGCAGCTTTTGAAAACAATGACATTGCTGCAACTTATGCATCGCCAGAATCTAGACAATTACTATTAGACTCTGGTGCAAAAATGCTTGTTGATATGTATAAACCGGAAGTTCATAATCAAATTTTAGGATCTAAAGATTATGAGATGTATATAACTTTCGCTAAAGATGACTATATTAAAGAAAATCCAGAAATAGTACAAAAGTACGTAAACGCCGTATATAAAGCAACACTATGGTTAAACGCACATACAGTAGAAGAAGTTACAGAGGCTATAAGACCTTCTTTCTCAGATAATAAAAATTTAGAACAAACTATTAAAGAAATAAAAGATAATGGCATATTTTCAGAAACAGGTGGATTTACAGATTCAGGATTTAAAGCTATAAACAAGATGGCAAAAGAAGCTGGAATTATAAAAAATGATGTAAAAAAAGAACAAGCAGTAGATGAATCATTTATAAAGAAAGCACAAGAAAGTATTAAATTAGACTAATTAGATTTATTGAGAAATTGATTTTCATATCCTTTATAAAATATAAATAAGATATGAAAATCAATTTTTATTAAATATATAACCTTAACAATTATAGAAAAAGATGATAGGTAAACAAATACATATAAATAA
This window harbors:
- a CDS encoding ABC transporter permease, whose translation is MKTSNKIIDKFYSVIFIMVFIIIWQIAASKELINTFHFSSPLEIIQDLKLLFQTGEIWPHINATFGVSLIGLVYGTVSGVVIAFLFGNFKVLPKIFDPILVGLYGLPKLALGPLFIIWFGIGIQAKIFMSTIMVFFLVFFNAYAGFRDVDVDLINTLKIMGASKLQIILKVTLPSCVPWIAASLRAGAGSAVMGTIVGEYLGSNKGLGWMVQSAGGVYNITRVLSCIFILLFLMSLIDGMLKLMEKRILSWRQEN
- a CDS encoding uroporphyrinogen decarboxylase family protein translates to MRFKDEMTSKERMTAYFNNEDVDRPPFSLSLGEPAAKFINISSYDHYHNADRMVDIEEYCYNRFGQDGISIRAGLHGFAEAMGSKLYFPQYGLTLVEEPFLASNENHDKLSPADPHKDGRLPIFLEALEKLQERCGEMVGVSASIPGPFTTLSSLRGSENLMKDLYSRPDMVNKWLDIIMETFNLYIDEASKLNVGFLFAEPMGSCSLISPKMFKKFVQPYLSKCSDRIFNKTGKRPSLHICGQTEKILKDLAEIKVSSLSLDNVVDMEKAKEEIGKEVCLVGNVKPVETIADGTKEDIFNEVGYLLAKLHDSPKGYIIAPGCQLPMTIDIEKIDMFVEAVHKFNKFNSKNKK
- a CDS encoding ABC transporter substrate-binding protein → MKKLLALILCTTLLFSMTACNSEKPGNKDEQKDAKLTELKKITISEPVRGILWAPVHLAKELGYFEEQGLDVDIVTVQGDAPTAPVLSGDAQFGLFGPEMILGFNEKGQGTKLLITATKKFPYTFLSNSKYDSIESLKGTAINGADSGSSPRQFVRSVLKSGGLNPDADANYVRIPNSGIIAAFENNDIAATYASPESRQLLLDSGAKMLVDMYKPEVHNQILGSKDYEMYITFAKDDYIKENPEIVQKYVNAVYKATLWLNAHTVEEVTEAIRPSFSDNKNLEQTIKEIKDNGIFSETGGFTDSGFKAINKMAKEAGIIKNDVKKEQAVDESFIKKAQESIKLD
- a CDS encoding methylcobamide--CoM methyltransferase, with translation MKIFKEEMTPKERMEAYFKGEEVDRLPCNLMFEETAAVYAGISTKEYYFDADKMLEAEKFIVRELGAESAGINVTLRGMGEALGSKMGYNDNGASFLIEPILKDYKMLENMDIVNPYKQGRLPIILRALGKIKKELGKEINIGSGVSGPMSAAFAIRGVDNLMKDMIKDKENLHKLLAFMTECNLSFVRAVYSEYGLVCGIGDPLASGNLISPKQFEEFVEPYLRKTIDGIYDITGKKPSLHICGKTKNIWRRLRNFNISTFSVDNCEDIEELKKSIGDKVSILGNIDPVSIIRSGTIDDVDKAVKLCIEKAADSPKGYIVGSGCDIPSHAPIENIKAVTEAVKKYSSKIRIRQGI
- a CDS encoding ABC transporter ATP-binding protein, whose product is MENKIKLEVDNISHYYESKDGKLVHALDNINLSVKEGEFLAIVGSSGCGKSTLLNIMSGMIKPTEGNVMIDGETLNFNKHKIGYISQSDTLLPWRKILDNVAIGLEVEGVSKKDRYDMAKKLMETSGLSGFEDKYPYELSGGMRKRAIIIRALATDPEIIFMDEPFGPLDVFTKELLQSEILKIWSERKNTIIYITHDIAEAITLADRIILMSYRPSSIKSQYKIDLPRPRDIQDLKHNSQFIELEKHIWSDIKNEVLKAREEEMMSV
- a CDS encoding uroporphyrinogen decarboxylase family protein, with the translated sequence MEMTTAERMKGLTMKKKIDRVPMNPFASTYTALISNHTAREYYLNPEIALKCHMNSMMLHKYDAGPGYGVPNWQTWDFGGELEFSLTNRAALPKVIRYPIENIKDTLKIELPDIRTAPISSRMIKFSELSLEKGFGYGVPAGSALTGVEGLIGAQQLLKLMVKDPNHIHYLMRISTDYILSIAKYMIDKFGAEKASAFTAYPLEAHELIPSKYFEKFSLPYTKEIVETLSNWGVNKIIVHLCGNHTDNLDYWINDINVPKRTVFAVGTEMNIVKTAERLGDDYIIAGNVRNSILNNGTPDDVYKESKSIIEKLKDFPGGFILMPDCGLSPLTPSCNVDAMLRAVKDFGRYE
- a CDS encoding MetQ/NlpA family ABC transporter substrate-binding protein is translated as MKKILGILVSATLALGLFGCQGKTEDKNDQLNSKGSDTKQEITIGTSVISKDVLEVAQKVFNENSDKYKMNVKVFDDAITPNIAVDEGSIDANFYQYKDYLDNFNKDRGTKLKPYGKEIFAFQIGLYSEKIKDISEIKEGMTVAIANDATNRALALKLLNKAGIIKIKDGVEVPNVLDIAENKYNLKFIEVERLTLANALSDTDMAIAMADVIREAGKDSEKALAFDQEEGIVLVLKEEKDWAGEVEKALTSDEVKNFILKETKGTKTPLF